One window of Phycisphaeraceae bacterium genomic DNA carries:
- the cmk gene encoding (d)CMP kinase, with protein sequence MSPTPTSDPQSSPNRQDLPFELMEVVEVSRSEIEVISDMERIVCDRDGAVATLDRVPSDAGPMPRLPREQRIVITIDGPAGTGKSSVARSLAKALGLDFLDTGAMYRAAAAIAIDFGIPASDFQGVVRETTKADLHFDWTKDPPTILAFGKPIDHRIRSAEVAEIVSPIATIRELREHMVRKQRIIAQQHPRLVTEGRDQGSIVFPDAAVKFYLDASPDVRARRRAEQLIASGQAADLGAITSEILDRDKRDSTRADGPLICPKDAICIDTSDMSFDQVVSTLHRNVLAVVGR encoded by the coding sequence ATGTCGCCCACACCGACTTCGGACCCTCAATCGTCGCCGAACCGGCAGGACCTTCCCTTCGAACTCATGGAAGTTGTCGAAGTCTCTCGCTCCGAGATCGAAGTGATCTCCGACATGGAGCGCATTGTGTGCGATCGCGATGGCGCGGTCGCTACGCTAGACCGCGTTCCTTCCGACGCCGGTCCCATGCCAAGACTTCCGCGCGAACAACGGATTGTGATCACCATCGACGGCCCTGCCGGAACCGGCAAGTCGTCGGTCGCGCGATCGCTGGCAAAGGCGCTCGGACTGGACTTCCTCGACACCGGTGCGATGTACCGTGCCGCCGCGGCCATCGCGATCGACTTCGGCATCCCCGCGTCTGATTTCCAGGGCGTCGTCCGGGAAACGACCAAGGCCGACCTGCACTTTGACTGGACGAAGGATCCGCCGACCATCCTCGCGTTCGGCAAGCCCATCGACCATCGCATCCGGTCCGCCGAAGTCGCCGAAATCGTCTCGCCTATCGCAACCATTCGGGAGTTGCGCGAGCACATGGTGCGCAAGCAGCGCATCATCGCCCAGCAGCATCCGCGTCTCGTCACCGAAGGGCGCGATCAGGGCTCCATCGTGTTCCCGGATGCCGCCGTGAAGTTCTATCTCGACGCCTCGCCGGACGTGCGCGCACGCCGGCGCGCCGAGCAATTGATCGCGTCGGGTCAGGCGGCGGACCTGGGTGCGATTACATCCGAGATTCTCGATCGGGACAAACGGGATTCCACGCGGGCCGACGGTCCGCTCATCTGCCCGAAGGATGCCATCTGCATCGACACATCCGACATGTCCTTCGATCAGGTTGTGAGCACCCTGCATCGAAATGTGCTGGCGGTCGTGGGACGCTGA
- a CDS encoding 1-acyl-sn-glycerol-3-phosphate acyltransferase, which yields MGLKSILESRRPGGTLGKVLLYEFLSAFCASVFILFYRVRVRGSKNVPATGPLLIAANHQSFLDPPLIGSFVRQRHLSFVARIGLFHFKPFAWLISALNSVPINDEAGDAGAIREILKRLREGHAVLIFPEGSRTEDGGQKPFKRGVALLMKRAKCPVVPAAVDGCFNAWGPDSIFPRLIGHRVAVTYGKPIPYEELEKDGAQAALDRIAREVNELRLQTRACMRKSSGNSYPPRGPGDRDGEGVPSTPC from the coding sequence ATGGGTCTGAAGTCGATTCTGGAATCCCGGCGCCCGGGCGGAACGCTCGGCAAGGTTTTGCTCTATGAATTTCTGAGCGCATTCTGTGCGTCGGTGTTTATCCTGTTCTACCGCGTGCGCGTGCGCGGCTCAAAGAATGTTCCCGCCACCGGTCCGCTGCTCATCGCGGCAAATCATCAGAGCTTTCTCGATCCGCCGCTGATCGGTTCGTTCGTGCGACAGAGACACCTGAGTTTCGTCGCACGCATAGGGCTCTTTCATTTCAAACCCTTCGCGTGGCTGATCAGCGCTCTGAATTCGGTGCCGATCAACGACGAAGCGGGCGACGCCGGGGCGATCCGCGAAATCCTGAAACGCCTCCGCGAAGGGCACGCGGTCCTCATCTTTCCGGAGGGGTCTCGCACTGAGGACGGGGGCCAGAAACCCTTCAAGCGCGGCGTTGCGCTGCTGATGAAGCGGGCGAAGTGCCCGGTCGTGCCTGCGGCAGTCGACGGTTGCTTCAACGCTTGGGGGCCGGATTCCATATTTCCCAGGCTCATCGGCCATCGCGTCGCCGTGACCTACGGCAAGCCGATCCCCTACGAGGAACTCGAAAAGGACGGCGCGCAGGCGGCGCTCGATCGAATCGCGAGAGAGGTCAACGAGCTTCGGCTCCAGACCAGAGCATGCATGCGGAAGTCTTCGGGCAATTCCTATCCGCCGCGCGGACCGGGTGACCGGGACGGTGAGGGTGTTCCGTCAACACCGTGTTAG